AGATAAGCCAAGATAATCAACACAAAACTTTTCTTTGTCTAGACAAAACAATCAGCTAGCTTTTATTCTATTTCTTCTAGCTAACACGTGCTTGCTTGGAACACTTTAGAAGCGCTTCTCTTTTTGCAATAAAAACATCTATACCTCTATACCattatatagtgtgtgaataagaGTGAATACTAGTTGTTCGGTCTGCTGCATCCAATGGTTGAGAAGTGGCAAATCCGGACGTTATAGGTCATTGGATCATCTCCTCCGTAGTGCAGGGTTTCTCCACGCGTATGCCAATTTTTGCTATCCTGGGGTGTGAGAGGTGGGAATCTCTTCTCAATTTCTCCAGAACCTCTTTTTTTGTGTGTGACTCAAACAAGAGCTTCATCACTAACTAATAACATGATTACAGTCTTGTCTAGTACACAAAAGGATGTTATCCGGCACCTGGTGTATCCAGGCACACTCCGGATTTGATTTTGAAGCAAATTTGGCAACTTTGTGAGCTGCTATATTTGCCTCCCTCTTAACATGATAAACTAGGTGATTTTCCTGCGCATTGCTGCGGGATTTTAAAGATTAATTTTGGATACATTCTATATGAATGAAATGATCTAAATCGAAAGGTATTATTCTCAAAAGTAATTATATGTGAACAAAGAGTATGCATGTACGTTGGACTATTGGAGATAGAACAATTAAACTGAGGTATGCATGTGCTACAAAATAGTTCTAGTGGATGATGATGTGGGGGACTATTGGAGAATTAGACttagtggggatcaactatttatGTATTATAGATATCAAAACCACTAAATCCTTCTACCAGCTCTTATATTTCATTGATAATTGACAAGATGCTAGCTCTATGATGTTTCCTGGATCTCCAAAAGGACATAAGCTCCCGAGAACCAGTCTCCATTGTTCCTTGCCGAGTATTGAGAATCTTCATCATCTTAGCTCCATCTGCAGGGGCGAAGCCAGGATTTGGGTATAGAGAGGGCCAAGCGAAGCTAGTAAAAAACAGTGCAAAAAGTAACTATCATAATATTCCGCTTCATGTGAAGAAAACACAATTAAATTTGTATTAGCTTGTTCCAACAATGTATGAGCTTAAATTTGCCTCTTGATTGCCAATATAATGATTCTATTTTATCAAAAGAGATCTTACCTGCTAATTTTCTTACACCATACATTATCATGCAGTGTTGTAGTTTATCATTTTACTTAGAGACCTTAAAGCAACATGCTTAAAATTTGAATTCATCTTTATGCCGTTTGGCGGCACTTTTTTGTTCATATCTGCTAAACTACAACTCTCCCACTTAACACATGTCAGAAAACCGAAAGAGTTATAATCTGAGCTTAATATTTTGACACGCGAGATCAAAAGTGAGATGTGTTAGTAGTGGTATATTTGACACGCGCGAAATTCCATAAAACATGTTAGCGAAGGATCGAACACAAGACCTCCCACCAAGGAACCACGTCCATAACTACTATACTAACTAAAGTTATGTGTATAAAAGGGCAGCCAGGAGCATATGAACTATAATAGGCAGCAGACTAAAACTTCAAAAATATTCAAACAAGatttaaaaaaaggaaaaacttaTTAAGCGCAAACATTATTTGGGAACAAATATAAAAAGCAAATAGGAACATAAATTAAAtacgagaacattttttgaaattatgaactaCTTGTAAAcgcaaaatattttttgaaaaaataacaaAATTGAAAAACTATACATTTTTAAAAATTACAAACTATTTTTACAAAACTCGAGCATGTTTTAAATTAGCCAATtaattttgaaacatgaacatttttcgaatttttgaaaacttttcgAAAACTGTAGCATTTTTTGAATATATGAGAAAATttggaaaacaagaacattttttgaaatccacagacaattttgaatttgtgaacaaaaactaAACATGCGAACATTGTTTGAATTTGTAAGAAAATTTTGAAACATGATATTTTCGAATATGTGAAAAAAAATTcgaaaaggaaaatattttttgaatatgtgagaAAAATTTGTAAACAGGAATATTTCCAAAATTCCCAAACATTTTTCAATTTGTGAAGAAAATGATGTGAGCAAATTTTGGAAATGGGAACTTTTTTGGAATAAAATATTTTTTGTTCTGTGCACAAAATTTTAAAAGGTGAATTTTCGAAATTATTtgtaaacatgaacatttttcgaatttgtgaAAAAAAATTAGAATCATGAACATTTGTTGAATTTTTAGAACTAACTCCGAAATGgagaacaatttttaaaatccCAAATAAATTTCAAACACGAACAATTTTGGATACATGAACGaaaatttgaaaacaagaacattttttgaatttgtgaacaagttTTCAAAACCGGGATATTTTGTGAAATTGCTGTCATAATTTGAATTATTCTGATAAAATTGAAAAAAACAttccgaacaattttttaaaaacattccgaacaagttttgaaaaaaaaacattttttgaactttCTGAATTTTTTAATGGGCCCGGCCAGGTGATCGCTTGACCATTTGTTATGATCAATTTtggaaaacacgaacatttttaagAATATTGAACGTTTTCtaaaagcacaaacattttttaaaagtttCCGAACAATTTTCAAAACATGAACTCTTAAAAAAGAAcaatagaatttaaaaataaaaatgatacaaaaaaggaaaaggaaagtaaaaagaaagaataaaagtaaacaaaaaaacaaaaaaagagaagcaGGAAAACCGGTTCACAGAGCCTTCGAGAAGGAGCCCAAAACCAGAAAAACCGGCTGGGAAACTCTAGAAAGTTCCCAAAACTGGAAATTGCTGCCACACTTTAATGGGCCCGGCCAGGTGATCGCTTGATCGCCAGGTCTTTATGCGAAAGGTCGACACCCTGACGCGGAAAATCCTACTTGACGCACATTGCATCAAGTTGTCAGGCTTTCGCACAAAGGTTTGCCAGCGAGGGATGACTTGGGCCGGCCTGCCCACCACTTCTGCcatcccggttttgggaaccttccagggGTTCCTGAACCGGTTTTCCTCGGTTTTGGAAACTTTCTAGAAggtttaatcgtaggaaacatgtcgaacaacggaGAAACCGGGCCTTCTAACCACGATGCAAACAAGTGCAAATGGGCAAAAACCGATACAGGTAACCAAACACGCCTTAATACTCCCTTCATTTCACAATATAGTGCGTTCATGTTTCTCGAGATctaagtttgaccataaatttaactaacgagACCGATTGCGGCGGAAGCAAAAATTATACGACTAAATTGTACCGGTTGATATATAATTTTTGCTTCCGTCGCAGTTAGTCTTGTTTACTAAATTTATAATTAAATTTAGATCTCGAAAAACGCGGACACACTAtattatgaaatggagggagtatatgatactCCTTCCCACTATTAGAAACAAACGCTTGAATTTCGTGATGTTTCTTTCTGTCATCCGGCCGTTGGATTTTTCGCCCCACATCCAAATCCCCGGCTCCGCCACCGTCACGCTCTCAAGTCTCGCCGGCGGCGCCATGCTCCTCGCCAATCTCCTCCCGCCGGCGCGCTGCCCACTGGCCTCCCCTCTCCGCTGCCAGGCCCCGGCCCACCACCACCAGCCCGCCGTCTCCCGCGGCCTCCTCCTCCGCGGCGCCGGCTCCCCCGTCGTCAAGCGCCTGCCCGCCGGCGACTGGCTCCTCTGGTACCACTCCGGGGCGCGCGTCGCGCTCGCCACCTCCCCCGACGGCCTGCGCTGGAGCCCGCCCGTGGCGCCCGACCCGCTGCTGCCCTCCACCGACTGGTGGGTCTTCGACACCGCCGCCGTCCGCCCCGGCGACGTGCTCGTCATCTCCGGCCCCGACGCGCCGTCGTCCCGCCGCCTCCcgccctcctcctcatccgccgTGTACTGGCTCTACTACACCGGCTCCAACGACGCGCGCCTCGCGTCGTCCCCGTTCCCCGCCGCGGACGTCGCCGCGCTGCCCGGCCTCGCCATCAGCCAGGACGGTCGCCACTGGGCGCGCATCGAGGGGGGCCACCACACCGGCGCGCTCCTAGGGGTCGGGGAGGACCACCCGCAGGGGTGGGAGAAGCGCTGCGCGGCAGCCCCCAAGGTGGTGATGCACGCCGACGGGGACCTCCGGATGTACTACCACTCGTTCGATGAAATGTCGCAGAGGCACGCGGTCGGGGTGGCCAGGTCCAGGGACGGCATCCGGTGGGAGAGGGTGGGGAAGGCGCTTGAGGGAGGCGGGCCTGGGTCGTTCGACGAAGGCGGGGTGCGGCAGGGGCATGTCGTCCGTGACCGCGCCGCCGGTCGGTACATGATGGCGTACGAGGGTTTGGATGGCAATGGTGGGGTGAGCATTGGGTTGGCCGTGTCGGAGGACGGGCTGAGAGGGTGGAGGCGGTGCAGTGAATCACCAGCGCTGCGCCcgtcagaggatgatgatgagtgGGACGTCGCTGGGGTCGGCGCCCCGTGCCTGGTGCAAATGGATGGGCCGTATGATTGGAGACTCTATTACATGGGCGTAAGGAAGGATGGTGAGGCTGCTATTGGGATGGCATATTCAGAGGGTCAGGGTCTTCCGAGGTTCAACAAGTGTGACGCTCTTCTCATGTAAGGTGAGCTGTGTTATCTATGTTTCAGGGAATGTATGTTGATGCGGAACTTCTGCATGGCTCATTTGACAATGCTGATCAAGTGATCATGATAAAATTTGATGTTGGTTTTACTTAGCGTCTTGATTCAACCTGCTTCGGTGCTTTGTAACACCAATGTATTTACACTACTCTCAATTTCCTAACATTGCTATCCCCCACATCCGTGATCCGTCAGAGCATGTCAGACAAGCAATGGTGTTTGGCAAAATAGTAAGAAAGAATTCCTTATATAGCACTATTTTAAATGTTGTTTCCCTATTTAACACTGAAAAACTTTTCCTTCCTCATATAACACCAAATCTAAATTTTGTCCCCTTTGTGACACTTTCATCCATTTTGAGTACTAATGGTGTTAATTGACATGAGAAAAGACGATTTTACCCATAGTGCATTATTCGCAGGAATAAAAAGGCAATTTTTTTTTCTGTGGTTACATGAACAATGAAGTTTCAGTGCGCCATGACACCGTCGGGTATTTCAGGTACATGGAGAAACTGTATACGTGTGCAAATGCTGAGGTACTATAGGACAATAGACAAACCCTTTTTTTTTCTACGAGTGTAGAGCATACCTTTTTGAGCTCGATCATCTCCCGCCCTTATGGACTGAAGCGGCCGGACGGAGGACGGGCATGTTGGTTTCTAAAACTCTAAATCAAGTCATCGGAAATTGTGTGCGTGCAAAGTTAGCTCAAAGAAGCAGACTAGCAAGCAGCTTGACTGATTGCTGTATCAATAGCACACACGATTAACATCATAAACTTTGCATACGTGCACGTGGCCTGGGCTGGCTAAGCTTGCTCTCTAGCGAGGCTATGGACCTCATAGATCCGGTTCACGCTAGTACAGGCCAGTTTCACGTGTACGTGTGTTTGTACGTGTGCATCAGGTATAAAAACGGCTCTGCTTTCGTCTGCCACCTTCCACGACCATGTAAATAACGGCTTCTTTGGTCATTTGAATCATTCTTTTCACAAATTGCAGCAGGGGTAAAGCCGTATTTTCAGGTGCCATTTAACACCGTTAGTAATCAAAATGAATGGAAGTGTCGCAAAAGGAACAAAATTTAAACTTTGTGTTATATAAGGAAGATTTTTTTTCCAGTGTCGAATAGGGCAAGAAAATTTAagacagtgttaaataaggaattctctcaaatAGTAATGGTATGCTTGGGTCTGAACTGTTACCAAGACCGGATGGAACCTGTCTGGGCACTGATTGTATATTCTGCCTAATAAAGTTCTACTGTCAGTTGTTTGAAAAGGTTTTACCACCATATTTGCTagagagcatcttcataatcacagGTGGATCTAGAATTATAGTATGCACGTAGCAGCGTGAAAGTGTGGAGTCTGTTCCTGTCATTTACCATTTGTTGTGCTCTTGTTTATCTTCTTCTACTTAGTTTTTGCTAATTCTTTTACACTGAATGCATAGCTGGTGGCTTTTATGTTGTCCGGAACCTTCCAGCTTACAATAAAATCAACTTGTGCATATCATGCTAACGCTGTATCATGCACAAGTGGCAGGGGTTAAAGTACGCACAAATTTCCACGAGTTCTTGTCTGTTGTTGCTACTACCATCTAATACTGGTTGTTGGTTCAGTATGACGCACACAAGTTGGTATTGGTCCATCGGCTTCTCTAGTCTAGATTACAATAGTCATAACAGCTGCCCTATTTACTAACATGGCAGGACACCAGCGTCAGTTCTCACTAATCAATTCTTCCTCCAGGTATGCATATCACTTCTTCACAACTTACATATTAGAGTAGAAGAGGTTACGGACAATGATATTCTGCAAATTAGATGTCTGTGCTGAAAAAGTGACTGTTTTATAAGGGCCTTTATGCAGTCATATCAAGGTTATGCATAATATCATGGCAGTCTGTCTGAGAGTAGATATTTAAGTGCTTTATTTGCCATCGGTACTTCTATCCTGCAGTGCATGTCTTTGTAATAGATGTATTTGAGAAGAGATATTTGCATTGGAATCACATGTACTTTTCCAAACCCATAGGATTACCATATTTCAAAAAATCACTTTATCTGTATGGTTGCAAATTTACTAGTTGTAGTTATTGTTGGTATGTCATCCTGTGCTGGAAATTTCAACAGTCTAGGACCATCTAAATTTAATGAAAATAATTTCCACTTATGCCTGCAATTTTTAACCTGATTGCAAATTAATGCCACCTGTCAAATCGCCATAGCTTCAAAGAAGCAGACTAGCAGTGTCTGATTTCATGATTTGTGTCATTTAGCAATTTCATTGTGATAACAGTTGTTAATTGGCCTTTATTTGAAATTGCAGTTAAATCTCTAGCTATATGCCACTCAAGCATTTGTGAACTTATTCATTGTTCCATCGACAAGTTTGGTTCAGGCCAACATGTTAGACAGCGGTAAACAACAGCTTCCCAGCAGATCATCCAAGCTTTCCTTTGCAGGAGGCAACCATGGTGATAAACAAGATGGTACAATCTTCCACTGGCACAAGGGGTTGATCTAGTCTGAAAAGCCATGTGCAGATGGAAGAACCTGTACCACAATCTTGAATAATGTAATGTTACATAGTTATTTCAATGGGGTCATGGATGTCCTTACTTCCTTCGCAATGAGGTAAGTGTTTCATCCCTGACCTGTCTCCAGTTAGTTTGTTCACATGTTCTCTATTCTAACACAGTGCAAATGTGCTGTTATAAACACAAATTATGTCTTTAAGATGTCATAATGCTTATTTTTCTTAGGCTGAATAATGATTCTTGCCATGAAATAGTTTTGGCATCCTTCTTTCCCCTCTCTTTGCTGTACTTCAGTTGAAGTATCCCCATATCTTACTCATACACTGGGCATGTATTTTTAGGTTGAGACTACATGTTATCCTGTCTACTTCTCTACAGTGGACAGTGCAGCTCTTATATCCATGTGTGCAGTATTACGTTTATTGACGGCTTCTTTGGATCACAGGATCTGCAAAACAAAGGAATAGGAAAAATGGAGGATTTGATTGCCATGCCATAGCCAATCCTATGGAATTTTTCCAGAGATCGGACCTCATGTGTAAATTCCTCTGGAATCAGCACCTTGGAGTCCCAATCCTAAGGAATTTTAATGACCCAATCCTGTGATCCAAATGCGTTTCATAGGAAACAATCCTGAGGATTGATATCCCGTGaaaatcctatgaaaatcctcCAATCCAAAGAAGGCCTGACGAACATTTTGTGTTCTTCCCATTTCCCCCACTATTCAGTAAGTGTTTCCTTACACAGAACTGCAAGTAAAGTTACTCATGTAGTTTGATGTTGACTATTCACTGCCGTAGTGGTCCCATATCATACCAATACATGTTTATCCAGGTGTCGTCTTTGTACTTTTTCATCTGCAATGCTTCCAGTATCTTCCTACATCTCACAAAAAACATTGATTTTTTTTTAGTTCATATAAGCTGTTCACACTTcagtttcagttttttttttgcATGAAATAAATTCAATTATCTGCGCTTCCAGTTTAGAATTAAACAAAAATGGAATCCATGATCAGTAAGGCATTGGTGACATTACTGAAAGCACCTTCTAATCCATGAATTACTTCACCAGTATAAATGGCATTTGCTAGAGAAACTTGCACTTCATCTACAGCTGTATTGTACACCAAACAGTTCACTCTGAGAGAGATTATAATTAAATCCTTAATTCCAAGCATTGGTAGACATTGCATGTTAATAAGCCTATGTTTTGTACTGGACTGCCAGAATGGCTGTACCAAATGGATTGCTCCTCTAAGAGGACTCATCCCAAAATGAAGCAACATACGTAACGAACATTGACCCTCaataactttcaggcaaaaagaaAATTACCTTACGGTCTCACCAACCTGGACTTGGTGTCACAGTGGAGGGGTCCGGTCACCGCTTGGAGTTATAGCAGCTTTTATTTCGAGGGCCATAGCCGTGGACCTGAATGCTAAACTCATACTCAACTGAAAGTCACTTGCTTGTTACTCTTACATTCAGTCGATCGGTGAGGAGCTGTACGTCTTCTTGCACCCAGTAACCTGCACCAAAACCAAACCGTCAAAAGGGCATTTATGTCATCATGATAAGGCGTGGAAAGTTCAGTTTTCATACCTTCATATCGTGCTAATGACGTATAGCTCTAACCTGCCTTCTCCTGCTGCTCTATTTAGCTCCTCTGCACTCAGCTGTCAGCTCTTGGCTTCCTAAAGGTAGCATAGTACTCTACTCCAATGGGGAGATCACCATGCTGTGACAAGGTTGGCCTAAAGAAAGGTCCATGGACATCGGAGGAGGATGAGAAGCTTCTTGCCCACATCGAGGAGCATGGTCATGGGAGCTGGCGTGCATTGCCTTCCAAGGCCGGTGAGTCTACAAAAGCTTGATTTTCATCCGGTTGCTGAGGAACAGAGGCGTCTTTCTACGGAGTTGATGAGGGTTCGACCAACATCTTGCAGGTttgcagaggtgcggcaagagTTGCAGACTGAGATGGACCAACTACCTGCGGCCGGACATCAAGAGGGGCAAGTTCAGCTTGCAGGAAGAACAGACCATCATCCAGCTTCATGCTCTTCTTGGCAACAGGTGTGTAGTGTTTTTTATGTAGGTTTTTTACTCAGGTTATCACAGCACAGTTACCAACTTAAGCTCCCTTTCAGAGTAGTACAGATCCTTCTGTTGCCGCGTCATCAATGTCTTACCTGCATTCTTTTTCGGGTCTAAGATCAAGTGCAGAGTCTCTGACCTTGTCAGACTGCTGTATGAATATTCTTTTTCAGAGTCTCTCGACGGGTGTTTCGGATAATTTGTAGTGTTGAATGCACCAAATATCAGCGTTTTCATTCTGTGTATTCAGAATCCTCCTGATTTTTTGCACTTCCAGAATAAAGAATTTTGGCTGGCATTCTGTGTATTCTGTTCAGCAATGATAATGCATGAATACATATATGATCATCTCTTATTAAGTGTTGCTTCCTGGGACTGTGCAGGTGGTCTGCCATCGCGACGCACCTGTCGAGGCGCACCGACAACGAGATCAAGAACTACTGGAACACCCACCTCAAGAAGAGGCTGGCCAAGATGGGGATCGACCCCGTCACCCACAAGGCCACCAACGGAGCTCCTGTAGGCACCGCAGCCAGTCTCAACCACATGGCCCAATGGGAGAGCGCCCGGCTCGAGGCCGAGGGGCGCCTGGCTCGAGAATCCAGGATGCGCACAGCAGCCTCCACACCAACCTCAATCCCTCTGCATCCAATAAACCTGCCAGAGCCTACCACTCCCCCGTGCCTCGGCATGTTGCAGCCATGGCAGGGCGCGAAGCTAGACCTGGAGTCACCCACCTCCACACTGACGTTCATCGGTAATAATAACAGTGTCAGCCTAGGGGCGTCTGAAAGCAACTCCGCGATGTGGAAGTTGAGAAGCGATGATCCGGAGTGCGAAGAGAACAGCGTCCACAAGTTCCTCCGCGAGCAGCAGATGCAAGGACTGGAAGGCGAGGAGAGGGGAAGGCACATCATTGGCTGCGAGGAGCCGTGGTTCCAAGGGACCGTAGGCGTCGGAGCTGGCTTCACAGACATGCTGCACGATGCGTTAGATTGCTGGGGTGAGTCcagcaatggccaagccgagctCAGCGGGCAGGTCTCCGGGGACGGAGAGAGCGGCAGCAGCAGCTACTGGAGCGGCATCCTCGGCATGGTGGTCACCTCGGAGCTGCCACCATCCCACCCCCACCCACCAGCATTTCTCTAGGACAACGGCCGTCTCTacattcttcttcttttctttccggCCAGGGCTTGCAGCATTTCTCTAGGACGACGGCCGTCTCTacattcttcttcttttctttccggCCAGGGCTTGCAGCATTTCTCTAGGACGACGGCCGTCTCTacattcttcttcttttctttccggCCAGGGCTTGCAGCATTTCTCTAGGACGACGGCCGTCTCTacattcttcttcttttctttctggcCAGGGCTTGCAGCATTTCTCTAGGACGACGGCCGTCTCTacattcttcttcttttctttccggCCAGGGCTTGCAGCATTTCTCTAGGACGACGGCCGTCTCTacattcttcttcttttctttctggcCAGGGCTTGCAGCATTTCTCTAGGACGACGGCCGTCTCTacattcttcttcttttctttccggCCAGGGCTTGCAGCATTTCTCTAGGACGACGGCCGTCTCTacattcttcttcttttctttctggcCAGGGCTTGCAGCATTTCTCTAGGACGACGGCCGTCTCTacattcttcttcttttctttccggCCAGGGCTTGCAGCATTTCTCTAGGACGACGGCCGTCTCTacattcttcttcttttctttccggCCAGGGCTTGCAGCATTTCTCTAGGACGACGGCCGTCTCTACAGTCTTCTTCTTTCCGGCCAGGGCTTGCGCCGAAATCGACCGAATCCTCCGAAATCGGAAGAAAATAGCAAGAGGATTCTACAACTACTACTGGCAACAGGTCGCTGTTTTTGGCTCATCCTCATGTGTAATTAGCCACTACGTACTACTGTATTGTGACCCTGAGGATGCAGTAAATAAATGCATATTGCTTTCTAGTGTTGACTCATCAGTGTAGAATTAGAAATAACCAAGATGAGTGCGTGTTAGGTGAGTCATGCAGGACCGACGACACCATAGTTAATGGCGCACGGACTTCACAGTTGGTTGGTTGAATGCTCGAGCTGCCGTGCTTCCCTTGCCTTCATCCAGATCAAAAACCAGAATGATTGACCGGTACTGCTCATGCTCAGATCGAAGCTTTCACAGTAATTTTGGCATAAATGAGGGAATTTCCACAGTAATTCAACTCTGAGATCTAGGACTGTTCGGTGAAGGTAAACAAACGCCTTTACTCCATTTGGATACAAATGTGCTGGAAATGAAGCAATTCGCACTGAAGCCATCAATACAAGATAATAGGGGTAATTTACAGCTCCAGTAACAGACCATTAGCTAAAACCTGTAATAGAAGAACATGTATCAGATCACCGCAGTCTACTCGCTTAGATCaccgctcttatattatgggacggagggggtaGCTTATAAGAAGAGAAGAAAAGAGAGAAATGAATATGATGATTGCAGCCTTTCTGGATGAGCAGTGCTATCGATGCTGTTTGCAGATAGTGCACTGCACACCATAGTAGCATAAATGTCCTTTTAAGGTAACAATATATGTTGTATCAAATACTAAAAAGGCAGGCTAGAAATATAATCATAGAAACTCACACcctcttcatttttattttttttggaactGCACCCGCTTCAGTTTTTACACATACTCCACATGCTACTGGTACAAACCATATTTGCCCCCAAAATTTACAGGTGTGCTTGCTCTTGCTCGGTTATATGCGGTATCTATTATATACAGTTAATTTCTTTTTGAACTTTCTAGCATCCCAGTGATCCTGCCTGCAACTCATTCTCTGTTCTGAATTTCCTGTGGCATGAGTTGCACTTGATGTTACAAATAGAAATAGATCCGGCTTTGGAGTTGCTATGTACTCCTTCATACATTGGATGAACTTCATGTCCTTTTCTGTACATTGGAGATTTCACAGTTTATGAAGAAAGTAACTGGGAACCAAGAACATCCATTATATATAGCCTGGTAACTCAGACGACTGCATACCATCTTATACCATCCATCCCTACACCACTCTAGTGTTTCCGGTCCACGTTTCCGTCTGCTTGTAACCCCCATCCGTTTCGTTTTACTTCGCATATTCTCAAGTTTGACAAAGCTTACAGAAAAAAGATGTCAATGTTCACAAAACCACATCAATGTATCAGTAGGTAATTAGGTCCATCATGGGATAGAATTGTTTTTTCATACTGTATTTATCTGGTAtagtagatgttgatattttttcaacaTTACAAATTTGGTCACCATACTGTAAAGACAAaactaacatgcgaagtaaaaagaTCAGAGTACTAATTCCTTCCTCTGCGCCTGAAAATGTAGCTGACAGCTTTTGCATCATCAGTTATAACACTGCACTGTCGACCAGTCATGAAGCAACAGTTTCACAGGACGGCAAGAGCAAAGAGGGGAAACCGGTGAAAGCTCCGCAATCCCGGCTGCCAATCTTGCCCATTTACCTTACCTGACTCTTAACCAGTGATTGACCGGTACTGCTCGGATCAAAGCTTCGGTCCCCAGAGACCTGGCTGCTGTGGACCTTTGTCTTGGAATAACTGAGGGAATTTTCACAGTAATTCAACACCGAGATCTAGGACTGTTCAGTAAAGGTACTGATCTATACTTTATAAAACCTAATAGATGAACATGCGT
The window above is part of the Triticum aestivum cultivar Chinese Spring chromosome 2A, IWGSC CS RefSeq v2.1, whole genome shotgun sequence genome. Proteins encoded here:
- the LOC123191010 gene encoding transcription factor MYB16; protein product: MGRSPCCDKVGLKKGPWTSEEDEKLLAHIEEHGHGSWRALPSKAGLQRCGKSCRLRWTNYLRPDIKRGKFSLQEEQTIIQLHALLGNRWSAIATHLSRRTDNEIKNYWNTHLKKRLAKMGIDPVTHKATNGAPVGTAASLNHMAQWESARLEAEGRLARESRMRTAASTPTSIPLHPINLPEPTTPPCLGMLQPWQGAKLDLESPTSTLTFIGNNNSVSLGASESNSAMWKLRSDDPECEENSVHKFLREQQMQGLEGEERGRHIIGCEEPWFQGTVGVGAGFTDMLHDALDCWGESSNGQAELSGQVSGDGESGSSSYWSGILGMVVTSELPPSHPHPPAFL
- the LOC123191009 gene encoding uncharacterized protein gives rise to the protein MFLSVIRPLDFSPHIQIPGSATVTLSSLAGGAMLLANLLPPARCPLASPLRCQAPAHHHQPAVSRGLLLRGAGSPVVKRLPAGDWLLWYHSGARVALATSPDGLRWSPPVAPDPLLPSTDWWVFDTAAVRPGDVLVISGPDAPSSRRLPPSSSSAVYWLYYTGSNDARLASSPFPAADVAALPGLAISQDGRHWARIEGGHHTGALLGVGEDHPQGWEKRCAAAPKVVMHADGDLRMYYHSFDEMSQRHAVGVARSRDGIRWERVGKALEGGGPGSFDEGGVRQGHVVRDRAAGRYMMAYEGLDGNGGVSIGLAVSEDGLRGWRRCSESPALRPSEDDDEWDVAGVGAPCLVQMDGPYDWRLYYMGVRKDGEAAIGMAYSEGQGLPRFNKCDALLM